DNA from Streptomyces sp. Edi4:
GCGGTGGCGACGAGCGGGTGGAAGAAGTCGAGCCGGCCCGGGTGGTCCTGCGCGGCGGCGAGGATACGGGCCTCGCGCAGCCGGTCCACGGCGTCGGCCATCTCCTCGGCGCCGAGTCCGGCGACGCCGGCTGCCATGTCCTTGCGGGCGTCGGTGCCGAGCACGGCGACGGCCCAGGTGAGCCGGACCGCGGAGGGGCCGAGCCGGTCGAGGCGTTCGATGAGGCCGGTGCCGGTCACGGCGGAGGCCAGTTCGCGCAGTTCACCCGCGTTGGCGTACTGCGGTTTGATGCCCCGGTCGCGGATCCTGGCGACGAGCTCGACCGCCTCGTAGGGGTTGCCCGCGGTCAGCGTCCAGCATTCGCGGGCGAACAGGTCGTCGGCCTCCCCGCCCAGGACGTCGCGCACGAGGTCGGCGACGGCGGCCGGGGTGAACGGCGACAGGTCGAGCGGGCGCGAGCCGTGCCGGGCGGCGAGGCGGCGGAACTCGGCGGCGTGGCGCGGCAGTTCCTCGGGCCGGTAGGCGACGACGATCAGGAGCGGCAGGTCGCCGGCGCGCAGCGCGAACGCGGTCAGCCAGGCCAGCGTCTCCTCGTCCGCCCAGTGCGCGTCGTCCACGACGAGCACCACGGGCGCATACTTGACGGCGAACCGGGTCATGAGCCAGTCGAGGCCGTCCCGGACGCCCTGCGGGTCGGGTGCGACGCCGCTGCCTCTCGCGACCAGCCCCACCGCCGGCGCGACGATGTCGTACCAACTCCCCAGTATCTCGCGGTGTTCGTCCTCGCTCGTCGCGGCGAGCACCGGCTGCACGAGCTGGCGTACGACGTGGAAGGCCACGCTCTCCTCAAGCTCGCTGCCGCGCGCGGCCAGCAGGGTGCAGCCGCGCGCCGCGGCCTTGCGGCGGATCTCGGCCACCAGTGTCGTCTTGCCCAGGCCGCCGGCACCGGCGATGGCGAGCAGCCCGCCGTTGGGCGCGCTCCCTTCGCCCGCGCGGCCGCACAGGTCGGTCAACATGGTGTCGAACAGCATCAGTTCTTCGTCGCGCTCAAAGAGCGTCCGGTGCGGTACGCCGCCCCGGCCCCTCATCTCCGCCACAGCGGTCCCCTTCTGGCAGTAACACCGAGCCTACGCCCCGGACACGTACCGTGACATGAATATCCAACTCCCGTCTCCTGCTTGACGCATTAAGTTGGCTGGATCCGAGAATGTTCGGATCGGACGGCCGGAGGGGGCCACGCCGTGCCGTGTACGCCCCCCGCGCGCTGTCGGGCTCCGGCGCGAGACGCCTTCACCCCGGCAGTCGGCCCGTTGATGATGGAAACGCGCGGGGAAGGCACAGGGAATCACGTATGAGTACTAAGGAGGCGGTGCCGCATGACCAGCACTGGCAAGGTCCGGTCGGCGCGGACGCGGACCGGGCTCGTCGACATACCCTTTCCCGCCCGCCGGCACCCCCGGCACGGGCTCGCCCGGCGGCACACCCTCGACTGGCTCCATGAGTACGGCATGCTGGCCGGTGAGCAGGCGACGGCCGAATATGACGCGATGGGCCTGGAACGGCTGATGGCGTACTTCTATCCGGACGCCTCGGACGCCCATCTGGCGCTCGCGACCGATCTCAACGCCTGGTTCTTCGTCTTCGACGACCAGTTCGACGGCCCGCTCGGCAAGCGTCCCGATGTCGTCCTGCGCCAGATCGACACGGTGCTGCGCACCATGAGCGACGAGCCGCCGGTGCCGGGCGAGGCGACGAACCGGCTGGCGACGAGCTTCCGTGATCTGTGGCAACGGGTGACCGCGGGCGCGCCGTTGCTGTGGCAGGACCGCTTCCGCGCGCACTGGCGGGAGTATCTGACGGCGTATCACTGGGAGGCGCTGAACCGGACGCGCAACGGCACCCTGTCGCTTCCGGGATTCCTGCGCGGCCGGCGTGACTCCATAGGCGTGCAGCCCTGTCTGGACCTGGTGGAGCGCTGTGGCGGCTACACACTGCCGAGGGAGCTGCACGAGGGCGAGCCGCTGGCGAAGATGCGGGAGATCACCGCCGATGTGGTGATCTTCGTGAACGACATGGTGTCCGTGGACAAGGAGCTGGCGGCGGGCGACGTCAACAACAGTGTGATCATTCTGCTCCGGCAGGAGATGTGCACCGTGGAGCACGCACTGCGGCGGGTGGCGGCCCTGACCAACGAGCGGGTGG
Protein-coding regions in this window:
- a CDS encoding isoafricanol synthase, whose translation is MTSTGKVRSARTRTGLVDIPFPARRHPRHGLARRHTLDWLHEYGMLAGEQATAEYDAMGLERLMAYFYPDASDAHLALATDLNAWFFVFDDQFDGPLGKRPDVVLRQIDTVLRTMSDEPPVPGEATNRLATSFRDLWQRVTAGAPLLWQDRFRAHWREYLTAYHWEALNRTRNGTLSLPGFLRGRRDSIGVQPCLDLVERCGGYTLPRELHEGEPLAKMREITADVVIFVNDMVSVDKELAAGDVNNSVIILLRQEMCTVEHALRRVAALTNERVARFQELTAELGAQLARTGLPPLVRAQVDDYVDGMRALMSGNLAWSLETARYGEAGIAAVSEGRQRPWAQLFPDQAAEG